In one Prosthecochloris aestuarii DSM 271 genomic region, the following are encoded:
- the hisG gene encoding ATP phosphoribosyltransferase — protein sequence MSASKQLLKLGLPKGSLQDSTLDLFAKAGFHFSVKSRSYFPSIDDDELEAILIRAQEMAHYVELGAFDVGLTGKDWIIETDADVVEVSDLVYSKASMRPVRWVLAVPESSSIQTVKDLEGKHIATEVVNITKKYLAENNVNAHVEFSWGATEVKPPELADAIVEVTETGSSLRANKLRIVEVLLESNTKLIANRNSWNDPWKREKIENMAMLLQGAIHAQGKVGLKMNAPKDALDKIMAFIPGLRTPTVSNLADDKWVALEVIVDEQTVRSVIPDLKRAGAEGIFEYHINKLID from the coding sequence ATGAGTGCATCGAAACAGCTATTGAAACTGGGTTTACCCAAAGGAAGTTTGCAGGATTCCACACTTGATTTGTTTGCAAAAGCAGGATTTCATTTTTCTGTCAAGAGCCGGTCCTATTTTCCCTCTATTGACGACGATGAGCTTGAGGCGATCCTTATCCGAGCCCAGGAAATGGCCCATTATGTTGAGCTTGGCGCCTTTGACGTAGGATTGACAGGCAAAGACTGGATTATCGAGACCGATGCCGATGTGGTCGAGGTGTCTGATCTCGTCTATTCCAAAGCCTCTATGCGCCCGGTCCGCTGGGTTCTGGCTGTTCCCGAGAGTTCGTCGATTCAGACAGTCAAAGACCTTGAGGGTAAGCATATCGCAACCGAGGTGGTCAATATCACCAAAAAGTATCTTGCAGAAAATAACGTTAACGCGCATGTCGAGTTCAGCTGGGGTGCTACAGAGGTCAAGCCGCCCGAACTTGCCGATGCCATTGTAGAGGTCACTGAAACCGGAAGTTCGCTGCGCGCCAATAAACTTCGTATCGTCGAGGTGCTTCTGGAATCCAACACCAAGCTCATCGCCAACCGCAATTCCTGGAACGATCCGTGGAAACGGGAAAAAATCGAGAATATGGCGATGCTGCTTCAGGGAGCTATTCATGCACAGGGAAAAGTCGGGTTGAAAATGAATGCCCCGAAAGACGCGCTTGACAAGATTATGGCCTTCATTCCCGGCCTGCGTACACCGACCGTTTCGAACCTCGCCGACGACAAGTGGGTTGCGCTCGAAGTTATCGTTGACGAGCAGACTGTCCGTTCAGTGATTCCCGACTTGAAGCGTGCCGGTGCGGAAGGTATTTTCGAATACCATATCAATAAACTGATCGATTGA
- a CDS encoding YidB family protein produces the protein MTFDDLLAIGASAIRGNSDSATTGLDSGALATALGSLFAGNEGKPDFSWLLEKMKESNLDDIAASWLGNGENKAIPAELVNNILGSDMVANFASQLGLSESSAKQALADALPKMVDKGSSGGSLLQNIFDNAGGLDGLIGMARKFF, from the coding sequence ATGACATTTGACGATCTTCTTGCAATCGGTGCGTCAGCTATTCGGGGGAACAGCGATAGTGCGACGACTGGCCTTGATTCCGGTGCTCTTGCAACGGCGCTGGGAAGCCTTTTTGCCGGGAACGAAGGTAAGCCTGATTTCAGCTGGCTTCTGGAAAAAATGAAAGAGAGTAACCTTGACGATATTGCAGCATCCTGGCTGGGTAATGGAGAGAACAAAGCAATCCCCGCTGAGTTGGTGAACAACATTCTGGGGTCTGACATGGTAGCGAATTTCGCGTCACAGCTTGGTCTTTCCGAATCAAGCGCAAAGCAGGCGCTTGCGGACGCTCTTCCGAAAATGGTTGACAAGGGAAGTTCAGGAGGCTCTTTACTGCAGAATATTTTCGACAATGCGGGTGGTCTTGACGGGCTGATAGGGATGGCAAGAAAATTTTTCTGA
- a CDS encoding WD40 repeat domain-containing protein encodes MGFLSKLFGKKEVELKRPQVREDENLIRTLEGHQDRVLGVRFSPDGKKLVSGSFDEKVMLWDVATGAPLHTMSGHDTWVECVDYSPNGDRVASGSTDSTVRIWDPAPGKCVHLCKGHDTAVRMVAFSPDGKTLASCSRDTLIKLWDVETGRELKTLSGHISYIECVAWSNDGKRLVSCGEETVIRIWDVASGKNTASYATGDSLSHTACFSPDDSLIALCGRDAKVKILDAASGEIKHTLEGHDDGARSVCFSPDGTKAASVANDEKVILWDVVTGRLIHTYRGHVLEVQSVDISPDGTTIVSSSDDRKIKLWKLV; translated from the coding sequence ATGGGTTTTTTATCAAAATTGTTCGGCAAAAAGGAAGTAGAGTTAAAACGCCCGCAGGTCCGCGAGGATGAGAATCTCATCAGGACCCTCGAAGGCCATCAGGACAGAGTGCTTGGCGTCAGGTTCAGCCCCGATGGAAAAAAGCTTGTCAGCGGCAGTTTCGATGAAAAAGTTATGCTGTGGGATGTAGCGACCGGTGCACCGCTGCACACCATGTCAGGTCACGACACCTGGGTTGAATGCGTCGATTACAGTCCAAACGGCGATCGTGTTGCCAGCGGCAGCACCGACAGTACGGTTCGTATCTGGGATCCGGCTCCCGGCAAATGTGTTCACCTCTGCAAGGGCCACGATACAGCGGTCCGCATGGTTGCCTTCAGCCCTGACGGCAAGACGCTTGCAAGCTGCTCGCGCGATACCCTTATCAAGCTCTGGGATGTCGAAACCGGCCGGGAACTCAAAACCCTCAGCGGTCATATTTCCTATATCGAATGTGTGGCATGGAGCAACGACGGCAAACGCCTTGTCAGCTGCGGAGAAGAGACCGTCATCAGAATCTGGGATGTTGCCAGCGGCAAAAACACCGCCAGTTATGCAACCGGCGACTCGCTCTCCCATACCGCCTGTTTCAGCCCTGACGACAGTTTGATCGCGTTGTGCGGCAGAGATGCAAAAGTGAAAATTCTCGATGCAGCGTCAGGTGAGATCAAGCATACTCTTGAAGGACATGACGACGGCGCACGCAGCGTCTGTTTCAGCCCCGACGGCACCAAAGCCGCCAGTGTGGCAAACGATGAAAAAGTCATTCTCTGGGATGTGGTGACCGGTCGGCTTATTCATACCTATCGCGGTCATGTTCTCGAGGTTCAGTCTGTCGATATTTCTCCCGATGGCACGACCATCGTCAGCTCCAGTGACGATCGCAAGATCAAACTCTGGAAGCTGGTATAA
- a CDS encoding RAMP superfamily CRISPR-associated protein: protein MRDRKMIHDYAAFQYSQLQDLVEKLDRTSKNLDSRNKKIKKEAEKLIEKIASKTISIDPHTAYLWFAAQTDTEHNQKLTSAIREQWTKRTPHQHLDQQHGIRTIPDRDKLDLLPPFSFVLSFGFELRKPFLSKDDEAFHLLDNPVRKDKVFKTPVIAASGWKGALRYALWQLGYPEDSPSVDRLFGNPRECSQHEKLHAGRLQFFSTHFNSIENSIGYEIITPHDRETGTVNSRQGPILLETIRAAENNQADFTLAYIPLFYDSNIYKEIVTDFHILVRGIHAMMTVYGFGAKTSSGFGVAKDSVQKGSISLVLPDPVMKEINATQASEGSKATVMVKPKPFSTLTELSATEILPDLSFDKEGV, encoded by the coding sequence ATGAGGGATAGAAAAATGATTCATGACTACGCCGCTTTCCAATACAGCCAACTTCAGGATCTGGTGGAAAAACTCGATAGAACAAGCAAAAATCTTGATAGCCGTAATAAAAAGATAAAAAAAGAGGCTGAAAAGTTGATCGAGAAAATAGCATCAAAAACGATCAGCATTGATCCACATACAGCATATCTCTGGTTTGCAGCACAAACCGACACAGAGCACAATCAAAAACTGACCTCTGCAATACGAGAACAGTGGACGAAGAGAACGCCTCATCAGCACCTCGACCAGCAACATGGCATCAGGACTATTCCCGATAGAGACAAGCTTGACCTCCTGCCACCGTTCAGCTTTGTGCTGTCATTCGGCTTTGAACTTCGCAAACCCTTTCTGAGCAAGGATGACGAAGCATTCCACCTGCTCGACAATCCCGTACGAAAGGACAAGGTATTTAAAACTCCCGTAATCGCAGCATCCGGCTGGAAGGGTGCGCTTCGCTATGCCCTGTGGCAGCTCGGTTATCCAGAGGACAGTCCATCAGTTGATCGCCTGTTCGGCAATCCCCGAGAATGCAGCCAGCATGAAAAACTGCATGCTGGACGCCTTCAGTTTTTCTCTACCCATTTCAACAGTATTGAAAACAGTATTGGATATGAAATCATCACGCCGCACGACAGAGAAACAGGAACGGTGAATAGCCGTCAGGGCCCCATTCTGCTGGAAACCATCAGGGCAGCCGAGAACAACCAGGCAGACTTTACTCTGGCATATATTCCCCTTTTTTACGATAGCAATATCTATAAGGAAATCGTCACGGACTTCCATATTCTGGTAAGAGGCATCCATGCTATGATGACCGTCTATGGGTTTGGAGCCAAAACAAGCAGCGGATTCGGAGTGGCGAAAGACTCCGTTCAGAAAGGGAGCATTTCTCTGGTACTTCCCGACCCGGTGATGAAGGAGATAAATGCAACACAGGCATCAGAGGGCTCAAAAGCAACCGTCATGGTAAAACCAAAACCCTTCAGCACATTAACTGAGTTGAGCGCAACCGAAATATTACCAGATCTCTCCTTTGACAAGGAGGGGGTATGA
- the bchG gene encoding (bacterio)chlorophyll synthase — protein sequence MMTATHRLGFTDKLRAHLELLDPVTWISVFPCLAGGVMASGAMQGTFHDYLLLLALFLMFGPLGTGFSQTINDYFDLELDRVNEPTRPIPSGRLSEKEALINSIVVFVLALGIGIVLGIHVGGTRGIFITSAIAVGLFVAYIYSAPPLKLKKNILTSAPAVGLSYSLITFLSANALFSDIRPEAVWLAVLNFFMAIALIIMNDFKSAKGDEESGLKSLTVMIGAKNTFLVAFAIIDMVFAVFAWLTFSWGFTILMYVILVSLVANITIQIMLYRDPKGGLSFMQHAVDDGFGNAIGKSDVQEHNSFLRYQVANNLLFLINLLVAAGMVGARYM from the coding sequence ATGATGACGGCAACTCACCGACTTGGATTTACCGATAAACTCAGGGCGCATCTCGAATTACTCGATCCTGTAACCTGGATCAGCGTGTTTCCCTGCCTTGCCGGCGGCGTCATGGCTTCCGGGGCAATGCAGGGAACCTTTCATGACTATCTTCTTCTTTTGGCTCTTTTTCTCATGTTCGGACCGCTCGGGACCGGATTCAGCCAGACAATCAATGATTATTTCGATCTCGAACTCGACAGGGTCAACGAGCCGACCCGTCCTATTCCTTCAGGCCGCCTTTCAGAAAAAGAGGCACTGATCAACAGTATCGTTGTTTTTGTGCTTGCGCTTGGAATCGGTATCGTTCTGGGGATTCATGTCGGCGGGACAAGGGGGATATTCATTACTTCAGCAATTGCTGTCGGCCTTTTTGTTGCCTATATCTATTCCGCCCCTCCGCTGAAGCTCAAAAAGAATATTCTTACCTCCGCACCTGCAGTCGGGCTTTCCTACAGTCTGATCACCTTTCTGTCGGCCAACGCACTCTTCAGCGATATCCGCCCTGAAGCTGTCTGGCTTGCTGTGCTGAACTTCTTTATGGCTATTGCCCTCATTATCATGAACGACTTCAAGTCTGCCAAAGGCGATGAGGAGAGCGGCTTGAAATCTCTGACGGTCATGATCGGAGCAAAAAACACCTTTCTTGTCGCATTTGCCATCATCGATATGGTGTTCGCCGTTTTTGCCTGGCTGACCTTTAGCTGGGGTTTCACGATTCTTATGTATGTTATTCTCGTCTCACTCGTGGCAAATATCACTATTCAGATTATGCTCTATCGCGATCCGAAGGGCGGCCTCTCATTCATGCAGCATGCGGTTGATGATGGTTTCGGCAACGCGATCGGCAAGAGCGATGTACAGGAGCACAATTCCTTTCTTCGTTACCAGGTGGCCAATAATCTGCTTTTTCTGATCAATCTTCTTGTTGCGGCGGGAATGGTCGGTGCCAGGTATATGTAA
- the cmr4 gene encoding type III-B CRISPR module RAMP protein Cmr4 codes for MTTPETTTNYKRLTYLFMCTDPVHVGTGGYRLGRVDNSIVREPGTNVPKIPGSSLHGAARTYAASVYNKPSCAGQGKQKRNGEQTSKQSGHCGQDTCQVCYTFGYSKNTGERSAYSGTVNVFDAHIILFPVHSLEGPVWITTTSRLKRMISTTPDDDLGDPEHEETITPLFELKENFLTLGWLVVNADPMKKVDNLPDTLPEQIKKHIVLVHENLFSHIVNSNLEIRTSVAINPERGAAEDGALFTYEAIPRTTILAADAVIDDYRKMFSLDNQSENKTENSGNDSVNPQEVLEKGLNLISWLGIGGMGTRGFGRMEMLGQLDSKQYGGENL; via the coding sequence ATGACAACACCTGAAACAACAACCAATTATAAGCGTCTGACCTATCTGTTCATGTGCACCGATCCAGTTCATGTAGGAACCGGAGGGTACCGGCTCGGGCGCGTCGACAACAGCATTGTTCGCGAACCGGGAACCAATGTGCCCAAGATTCCCGGTTCCAGCCTGCACGGCGCCGCTCGCACGTATGCGGCCTCCGTCTATAATAAACCGTCCTGTGCTGGTCAGGGAAAACAAAAACGCAATGGTGAACAAACCTCTAAGCAGTCGGGCCATTGCGGACAAGATACTTGCCAAGTGTGCTATACATTCGGTTATTCGAAAAACACTGGGGAACGCTCAGCATATTCAGGAACCGTCAATGTTTTTGATGCACACATCATCCTGTTTCCGGTCCATTCGCTCGAAGGTCCCGTATGGATTACGACAACGTCAAGGCTTAAACGGATGATCAGCACTACGCCTGATGATGATCTCGGTGACCCGGAACACGAGGAAACTATCACCCCGCTCTTTGAGCTGAAAGAAAACTTTCTCACACTGGGCTGGCTGGTCGTGAATGCAGACCCCATGAAAAAAGTTGACAATTTGCCGGATACATTACCAGAACAGATTAAAAAACACATCGTTCTGGTTCATGAAAATCTGTTCAGCCATATCGTCAACTCCAATCTGGAAATACGGACATCTGTCGCTATTAATCCGGAACGGGGGGCAGCAGAAGACGGGGCACTCTTTACCTATGAAGCTATCCCCCGAACGACAATTCTTGCAGCTGATGCTGTTATCGATGATTATCGCAAGATGTTTTCACTTGATAACCAGTCTGAAAACAAAACAGAGAATTCAGGAAATGATAGTGTGAATCCCCAGGAAGTTCTGGAAAAAGGTCTGAATCTGATCTCATGGCTTGGTATCGGCGGTATGGGAACAAGGGGATTCGGGCGTATGGAAATGCTCGGTCAACTCGATTCGAAACAATACGGTGGAGAAAACCTATGA
- the cmr1 gene encoding type III-B CRISPR module RAMP protein Cmr1 — protein sequence MSWHWPNVRQEPENILQMPNSLQKVPPITLSTLTPLWTGGPQAGVVDRIHETGMIGSLRWWFEVLVRGVGGKVLSPNGEKCAILDLEKYKKLTTQQKNDPEKLKECGLCDASLIFGATNWKRKFRLEIEDHTSDIHLGNISVNTGSNKPAKWFFNNHARKGNLTLKIISLTRDRKLFDPAIIAGLVQFVSDWGGLGARNQMGFGIVRPEQALDARPLYEHLARIRKQATNQQLPSLDNMFFVQLKPQDQSRFDPEASFTLKHELRKKIQEEEKRTAELQSKKPDDTLSHFIMGTIKPEKLASKIFISRPFDKDETSTIRLWGWLPKQSSRYDSSWNRQSIRQLIYQHIEQNYHIEPDDWVELNHPDPKLKNSEDKFLKTLLRIDEG from the coding sequence ATGAGCTGGCACTGGCCAAATGTGCGGCAGGAACCTGAAAATATTTTGCAGATGCCGAATTCTTTACAAAAAGTCCCACCGATAACCCTCAGCACCCTGACACCACTCTGGACAGGAGGTCCACAAGCAGGAGTTGTGGACCGTATTCATGAAACCGGAATGATCGGAAGTCTTCGGTGGTGGTTTGAAGTACTGGTCAGAGGTGTTGGCGGAAAAGTTTTGTCCCCGAATGGAGAAAAGTGTGCAATTCTTGATCTGGAGAAATATAAAAAGCTCACTACCCAACAAAAAAACGATCCAGAAAAGCTCAAAGAATGCGGATTATGTGATGCCTCACTGATATTCGGTGCAACCAACTGGAAACGAAAATTTCGGTTAGAAATCGAGGATCACACGAGCGATATCCATCTAGGAAATATCAGCGTTAACACAGGTTCCAACAAACCAGCGAAATGGTTTTTTAATAACCATGCCCGTAAAGGTAATCTCACTCTGAAAATCATTTCTCTGACCAGGGACAGGAAGCTGTTTGATCCTGCAATTATCGCAGGGCTAGTGCAGTTCGTCAGTGACTGGGGTGGACTGGGAGCACGAAACCAGATGGGATTCGGAATTGTCAGACCAGAGCAAGCGCTTGATGCCCGCCCTCTTTATGAGCATCTCGCCAGGATTCGGAAGCAAGCGACAAATCAACAGCTCCCCTCGCTTGACAACATGTTTTTTGTGCAACTAAAACCACAGGATCAAAGCCGGTTTGACCCAGAAGCATCATTTACATTAAAACATGAGCTTCGAAAAAAAATACAGGAGGAAGAAAAAAGAACAGCTGAATTGCAAAGCAAAAAGCCTGATGATACTCTTTCCCATTTCATCATGGGCACAATAAAGCCCGAAAAATTAGCCTCTAAAATTTTCATATCGAGGCCCTTCGATAAAGATGAGACAAGCACTATCCGTCTCTGGGGATGGTTACCGAAACAATCCAGTCGTTACGATTCGTCATGGAATCGGCAAAGCATCCGGCAGCTTATCTATCAACATATTGAGCAAAACTATCACATAGAACCGGATGACTGGGTTGAACTCAATCACCCTGATCCCAAACTGAAAAACAGCGAAGACAAGTTTCTGAAAACATTACTGCGCATCGATGAGGGATAG
- a CDS encoding iron-sulfur cluster assembly scaffold protein produces MLQQNDWVYTETLKEHFMNPKNILQGEDTDAFDGVGMEGNLSCGDQMMVVIKVDRDKEIITDCQWKTYGCASAIASTSVLSEMVKGMTLDQAFDVSPKDVTKELGGLPENKIHCSVLGDKALRAAINNYFERNGMADRMRKEQAKIICQCMNVTDAEIEEAVLEGARSFYELQEHTKIGTVCGQCKESAEGLIEQYCHLHFDH; encoded by the coding sequence ATGTTGCAGCAAAATGACTGGGTATATACCGAGACACTCAAAGAGCATTTCATGAACCCGAAAAATATTCTCCAGGGAGAGGATACCGACGCATTTGACGGTGTCGGTATGGAGGGCAATCTCTCCTGCGGAGACCAGATGATGGTTGTCATCAAGGTTGACCGGGATAAGGAGATCATTACGGACTGTCAGTGGAAAACCTATGGTTGTGCAAGTGCAATTGCCAGTACATCGGTTCTTTCGGAAATGGTCAAGGGCATGACGCTCGATCAGGCGTTCGATGTCTCACCCAAAGATGTCACCAAAGAACTCGGCGGGCTTCCTGAAAACAAGATCCATTGTTCGGTTCTTGGCGATAAGGCTCTTCGGGCAGCGATCAACAACTATTTCGAGCGCAACGGTATGGCTGACAGGATGCGAAAGGAGCAGGCAAAAATTATCTGTCAGTGTATGAACGTGACCGATGCCGAAATCGAGGAAGCCGTTCTCGAGGGGGCAAGGAGTTTCTATGAACTGCAGGAGCATACCAAGATCGGTACGGTCTGCGGTCAGTGCAAGGAGAGTGCAGAAGGACTGATCGAACAGTACTGTCATCTGCATTTCGACCATTGA
- a CDS encoding UDP-2,3-diacylglucosamine diphosphatase gives MSKSFFISDIHLGLQDEGAEKEKIRHLEKLFTMVASDGAALYMVGDILDYWMEFRHVIPRYFSSFLCLLQELSRHDVRLYWFSGNHDFTLGRFFTDEYGVRCLYGMHEMLIDERRFVIGHGDGLDRSDIGYRLFVAMIRNRFNQRLLSSLQPDLAIAIMRRFSRMSRDRNPGENGYESDFLQQYADALVRQKDFDYFVCGHSHALKKKLLANARSHYINLGTWIHGSYPYAIFDNGVFSLQELSI, from the coding sequence ATGTCAAAAAGCTTTTTTATCAGCGACATTCATCTCGGGCTTCAGGATGAAGGCGCCGAAAAAGAGAAAATCAGGCATCTGGAAAAGCTGTTCACCATGGTTGCTTCAGATGGCGCAGCCCTCTATATGGTGGGTGATATTCTTGATTACTGGATGGAGTTCCGCCATGTTATTCCCAGATATTTCTCTTCATTCCTCTGCCTGCTGCAAGAACTTTCGCGCCATGATGTCCGACTCTACTGGTTTTCAGGGAACCACGATTTTACACTCGGCCGCTTTTTTACTGACGAGTATGGTGTCAGGTGTCTCTACGGGATGCACGAGATGCTCATTGACGAGCGCAGGTTTGTAATCGGTCATGGTGACGGGCTGGACCGCAGCGATATCGGCTACCGTCTTTTTGTCGCGATGATCCGCAACCGTTTCAATCAGCGGCTGCTTTCGTCGCTGCAGCCGGATCTGGCCATAGCCATTATGCGTCGATTCTCCCGCATGAGTCGTGATCGCAACCCCGGAGAGAATGGATACGAATCCGATTTTTTGCAGCAATATGCCGATGCGCTGGTCAGGCAAAAAGATTTTGATTATTTTGTCTGCGGTCACAGCCATGCGCTGAAAAAAAAACTGCTCGCCAACGCGCGCAGCCACTATATCAATCTTGGTACCTGGATACACGGAAGCTATCCCTACGCGATCTTTGACAATGGGGTTTTTTCCCTGCAGGAACTCTCAATTTAA
- a CDS encoding glycosyltransferase, whose protein sequence is MMIYQLSILFCLLVFFVIVLLNLKDFKKLPSRATSVSPLVSVLVPARNEDNTIARCIESLLIQDYGNFEIIVLNDGSTDRTAEVLQSIVSSVQGAALRVIDGTTLPDGWHGKAWACQQLGAEARGELLLFTDADTVHAPDSVRRAVAALDESRADMLSLTPYQETKSFWERLIIPVMYVIVFCYLPLRMVREHASEAFCFANGQFIMMQRKMYDLINGHSAVRRNIVEDVWLCKAVKRAGGSVAVYNGTDTVRCRMYRTLSEIWQGFSKNLFAGLGYNTIGLFSLIVMTALFYIVPYIFVFRALLLQDYSFFVFWLPCLQIALAMLMRLFIAVRFRQPLSGALLHGLSQLMLIALAANSFYLVRFGGGARWKGRQYDFSDHQS, encoded by the coding sequence ATGATGATCTATCAACTCTCAATTCTGTTCTGCCTTCTGGTTTTTTTTGTGATTGTTCTCCTGAACCTGAAGGATTTCAAAAAGCTACCCTCGCGCGCTACCAGCGTATCTCCTCTGGTTTCGGTGCTCGTTCCCGCGCGTAATGAAGACAACACCATAGCCCGGTGCATCGAGTCGCTCCTGATTCAGGATTACGGTAATTTCGAAATCATTGTGCTCAATGACGGCTCTACCGACCGTACTGCTGAGGTGCTGCAGTCGATAGTCAGCTCAGTTCAAGGGGCCGCATTGCGTGTGATTGACGGAACGACGCTGCCTGATGGCTGGCACGGCAAGGCCTGGGCCTGTCAGCAGCTCGGTGCAGAAGCCAGGGGAGAACTGCTGCTGTTTACCGATGCCGATACCGTTCATGCTCCCGACAGTGTTCGGCGGGCCGTTGCGGCTCTGGACGAGAGCCGGGCCGATATGCTCTCTCTGACACCCTATCAGGAGACGAAGTCGTTCTGGGAGCGCCTGATTATTCCTGTGATGTACGTTATCGTGTTCTGCTACCTTCCTTTGCGCATGGTCCGGGAACATGCTTCCGAAGCGTTCTGCTTCGCCAACGGTCAGTTTATCATGATGCAGAGAAAGATGTACGATCTCATCAACGGCCACAGCGCAGTCAGACGCAATATTGTCGAGGATGTCTGGTTGTGCAAAGCGGTGAAGAGAGCCGGAGGCAGCGTTGCGGTCTACAATGGTACCGACACGGTGCGTTGCAGAATGTATCGGACTCTTTCGGAGATATGGCAGGGGTTTTCCAAAAACCTCTTTGCAGGGCTTGGATACAACACTATCGGACTCTTTAGCCTGATTGTCATGACGGCATTATTCTACATCGTACCCTATATTTTTGTTTTTCGGGCACTGCTTCTGCAGGATTATTCGTTCTTCGTTTTCTGGCTGCCTTGCCTGCAGATTGCTCTTGCCATGCTCATGCGGCTCTTCATTGCAGTACGATTCCGTCAGCCGCTCAGCGGTGCACTGCTGCACGGTTTGTCGCAGCTGATGCTCATCGCTCTGGCCGCAAATTCGTTTTACCTCGTCAGATTCGGCGGCGGAGCGCGATGGAAGGGGCGCCAATATGATTTTTCAGACCATCAATCCTGA
- the miaB gene encoding tRNA (N6-isopentenyl adenosine(37)-C2)-methylthiotransferase MiaB, which translates to MTKKVSIRTFGCQMNQADTEIISSLLTAEGYCLVAEEDDADLVMLNTCAVRENAVEKIMHHLDSLKGLRRRRRGLVVGVIGCVPQYYREEMFQKSGVIDFIAGPDSYRKLPGLIRNAFQGIRGAELFLTQSETYGDIEPMRSGSISAFIPVMRGCNNMCAFCVVPFTRGRERSRSLQSVLDEVRRLEGQGYRELTLLGQNVNSYRDDEAGADFALLLDEVSKAAGEMRVRFTTSHPKDISEDLVNVVAQRENVCNAIHLPVQSGSSRMLEVMHRGHTRREYLDKIAMIRSAVPGVALSTDLIAGFCGETEEDHLQTLSLMEEVRFDYAYMFYYSVRPGTYAARHLTDDVALEEKKRRLQEIIDLQSGISGEIFGNDVGSVQEVLAESESRRSSDMLMGRSDTNRVVVFDRQHYQPGDLVRVVIESSTQATLIGRCQDPGEG; encoded by the coding sequence ATGACAAAAAAGGTTTCTATCCGTACGTTCGGCTGTCAAATGAACCAGGCGGATACAGAAATTATTTCCTCTCTTCTTACGGCAGAAGGGTATTGCCTTGTTGCGGAGGAAGACGATGCCGATCTGGTGATGCTCAATACCTGCGCGGTACGGGAGAATGCGGTCGAGAAAATTATGCACCATCTCGACAGCCTGAAGGGGCTTCGGCGTCGTCGCCGCGGACTTGTGGTGGGCGTGATCGGATGCGTTCCCCAGTACTATCGTGAAGAGATGTTTCAGAAGTCCGGTGTGATCGATTTCATTGCCGGGCCTGACAGCTACCGTAAACTGCCGGGACTTATCCGTAACGCTTTTCAGGGGATCAGAGGGGCTGAACTCTTTTTGACGCAGAGTGAAACCTACGGCGATATCGAACCAATGCGCTCTGGTTCGATCAGCGCGTTTATTCCTGTGATGCGGGGGTGCAACAACATGTGCGCTTTTTGTGTGGTTCCCTTTACCCGCGGGCGGGAGCGGAGCCGCTCGTTGCAGTCTGTTCTCGATGAGGTCCGGCGGCTTGAAGGGCAGGGGTATCGTGAACTGACCCTTCTTGGACAGAATGTCAATTCCTACCGCGACGACGAAGCCGGGGCGGATTTTGCTCTTCTTCTTGATGAGGTGAGCAAGGCGGCAGGGGAGATGAGGGTCCGCTTCACTACATCGCATCCGAAAGATATATCAGAGGATCTGGTGAACGTGGTCGCTCAGCGGGAGAATGTCTGCAATGCCATTCATCTGCCGGTTCAGAGCGGTTCTTCACGAATGCTTGAGGTCATGCATCGCGGCCATACACGCCGGGAGTACCTCGACAAGATTGCCATGATCCGCAGTGCCGTTCCCGGTGTTGCGCTCTCCACCGACCTTATTGCCGGATTCTGCGGCGAAACAGAGGAGGATCATCTCCAGACGCTGAGCCTTATGGAGGAGGTTCGTTTTGATTACGCCTATATGTTTTATTATTCCGTGCGTCCCGGAACGTATGCCGCCCGCCATCTTACAGACGATGTGGCGCTGGAAGAGAAAAAAAGGCGGCTGCAGGAGATTATCGATCTGCAGAGCGGCATTTCAGGGGAGATCTTCGGCAATGATGTAGGAAGCGTTCAGGAGGTTCTTGCGGAATCAGAAAGTCGTCGTTCATCCGATATGCTGATGGGCCGTTCCGATACCAACAGGGTTGTCGTTTTCGATCGACAGCACTATCAGCCGGGGGATCTTGTCCGTGTCGTTATCGAATCATCGACCCAGGCGACGCTCATCGGGCGCTGTCAGGATCCCGGGGAGGGGTGA